The following coding sequences lie in one Caldisericia bacterium genomic window:
- a CDS encoding roadblock/LC7 domain-containing protein, with product MIQDVNLIKEKLMNLKEKDKTIESIIVVSKDGLPISSTLTTEDEEKLAALSASLIMLGERAIEDFNKGEFEEIFAKGKNGYIVIYNLTQGMAVIGILNNDAKLGLIRLEFKNLVKDLNELIQSY from the coding sequence ATGATACAAGATGTTAATTTAATTAAAGAAAAATTAATGAATTTAAAAGAAAAAGACAAAACTATTGAATCAATTATTGTTGTAAGTAAAGATGGTTTACCAATTTCTTCAACCTTAACCACTGAAGATGAAGAAAAATTAGCAGCACTTTCTGCATCGTTAATAATGTTAGGAGAAAGAGCTATTGAAGATTTTAATAAGGGTGAATTTGAGGAAATATTTGCAAAAGGTAAAAATGGGTATATTGTGATTTATAATCTTACTCAAGGAATGGCTGTAATTGGTATTTTAAATAATGATGCTAAACTTGGTCTAATAAGATTAGAGTTTAAAAATTTAGTTAAAGATTTAAATGAATTAATTCAAAGTTATTAG
- a CDS encoding serine hydroxymethyltransferase, which translates to MVEYLKRIDPEIFEAIYKEIEREHSNLELIASENFVSYGVLSALGSPLTNKYAEGYPGKRYYGGCEFVDVAEELAINRAKELFKAEHANVQPHSGTQANMAVYFTVLNPGDTILSMELSHGGHLSHGSPVSFSGRFFKVIYYGVKKDDETIDFDMVRELALKERPKLIVTGYSAYPRKIDFEKFREIANEVNAYLMADIAHIAGLVATGFHPSPVQYADFVTSTTHKTLRGPRGAFILTKEIYKKDLDKNVFPGIQGGPLMHVIAAKAVCFKEAMSDEFKKYQERIVINAKKLAETLKNEGARLVSDGTDTHLMLVDLRPFKITGKDAERILGTVNITVNKNTIPFDPEKPFIASGIRLGTPALTTRGMGEEEMEIVGKLIAKVLKNPNNEEVLNEVKKEVKDLCERFPLYKELREEFKKYI; encoded by the coding sequence ATGGTTGAATATTTAAAAAGAATTGATCCTGAAATTTTTGAGGCAATTTACAAAGAAATAGAAAGGGAACATTCAAATCTTGAACTTATAGCATCAGAAAATTTTGTAAGTTATGGAGTGCTCTCTGCACTTGGTTCTCCTTTAACTAATAAATATGCAGAAGGATATCCAGGAAAAAGATATTATGGAGGTTGTGAATTTGTTGATGTCGCAGAAGAATTAGCAATCAATAGAGCAAAAGAACTTTTTAAGGCTGAGCATGCAAATGTTCAACCTCATTCTGGAACTCAAGCAAATATGGCTGTTTATTTTACTGTATTAAATCCTGGTGACACAATTTTATCTATGGAACTTTCACACGGAGGTCATCTTTCACATGGAAGTCCAGTTTCTTTTTCAGGAAGATTTTTTAAAGTTATCTATTATGGAGTAAAAAAAGATGATGAAACAATAGATTTTGATATGGTAAGAGAACTTGCTTTGAAAGAGAGACCTAAGCTTATTGTTACAGGTTATTCTGCATATCCAAGAAAAATTGATTTTGAAAAATTTAGAGAAATAGCAAATGAAGTTAACGCTTATTTAATGGCTGATATTGCTCATATTGCAGGTTTAGTTGCAACTGGTTTTCATCCATCTCCAGTACAATATGCAGATTTTGTAACTTCAACAACACATAAAACATTAAGGGGTCCAAGAGGTGCCTTTATTTTAACAAAAGAGATTTATAAAAAAGACCTTGATAAAAATGTATTTCCAGGAATTCAAGGTGGACCACTTATGCATGTTATTGCAGCAAAAGCTGTTTGTTTTAAAGAAGCAATGAGTGATGAATTTAAAAAATATCAAGAAAGAATTGTTATAAATGCTAAAAAATTAGCGGAGACATTAAAAAATGAAGGTGCTAGACTTGTATCAGATGGAACAGATACTCATCTAATGTTAGTTGATTTAAGACCATTTAAGATAACTGGAAAAGATGCTGAAAGAATTCTTGGTACAGTGAATATAACCGTAAATAAAAACACAATTCCATTTGATCCAGAAAAACCATTTATTGCAAGTGGTATTCGTTTAGGAACACCTGCTTTAACAACAAGAGGAATGGGAGAAGAAGAGATGGAAATTGTTGGAAAATTGATAGCAAAAGTTCTTAAAAATCCGAATAATGAAGAAGTTTTAAATGAAGTAAAAAAAGAAGTTAAAGATTTGTGTGAAAGATTTCCACTATATAAAGAATTAAGAGAGGAATTTAAAAAATATATATAA
- a CDS encoding nucleoside kinase — protein MRRRLIDLINEIDYPFTSAIVNNRRVGFLDEIEENSSFKLLDIQDMEGMRTYERTITFLVSYLFNTLYNLTVQIKYSYGDGIFGEIIENKNIKNLILNIKNELIKIINNDYYLKKQDLRKEDAIKLLSNSKGNFEPKLFKYLSKDIITVYSINNYYSYFLGPLLPRTGMIKVFDIKPYRNGFLILLPDKKDKYKVGDIDKREKLFNTFEESQNWINTLGIRFVGDLNEKIIKNEILDLILIQEVLHEKKIKEIGDLIFDRKSKIILIAGPSSSGKTTFTKKLSIYLRVIGLKPIILSTDDYFLDRDKTPLNECGEPDYETIEAIDYKFLQKNINEILSGKKIQSPKFNFTIGKRVKGQEIEPQDNMVILIEGLHSLNPILTDEIDDKLKFKIYISALTQINFDNLNRIPTRDLRLIRRIVRDAVFRKISPKETIKNWKNVTQGEEKYIFPYQESVDIMFNSSLFYELPILKYYAERHLLGIDERDDEYVKANILLNFLAHFVPLQPIDVPKTSILREFIGEGSFKY, from the coding sequence ATGAGAAGAAGATTAATAGATTTAATCAATGAAATAGATTATCCATTTACTTCTGCAATTGTAAATAATAGAAGAGTTGGTTTTTTAGATGAGATAGAGGAAAATTCTTCTTTTAAGTTGTTGGACATACAGGATATGGAAGGAATGAGAACATATGAGAGAACAATAACTTTTTTAGTCTCTTATCTTTTTAATACACTATACAATCTTACAGTTCAAATAAAATATTCATACGGAGATGGAATTTTTGGAGAAATTATTGAAAATAAAAATATAAAAAATCTTATTTTAAATATAAAAAATGAATTAATAAAAATTATAAATAACGATTATTATTTAAAAAAACAAGATTTAAGAAAAGAAGACGCCATAAAACTTCTTTCAAATTCAAAAGGAAATTTTGAACCAAAACTTTTTAAATATCTTTCGAAGGATATTATTACTGTCTATTCAATTAATAATTATTATTCATATTTTTTAGGACCTCTTCTTCCAAGAACTGGAATGATTAAAGTTTTTGACATTAAACCATATAGGAATGGATTTTTAATACTTTTACCAGATAAAAAGGATAAATATAAAGTAGGAGATATTGATAAAAGAGAGAAACTTTTTAACACTTTTGAAGAATCACAAAATTGGATAAATACATTAGGAATAAGATTTGTTGGTGATTTAAATGAAAAGATAATTAAAAATGAAATTTTAGATTTAATTTTAATTCAAGAAGTACTTCATGAAAAGAAAATAAAAGAAATAGGAGATCTTATTTTTGATAGAAAAAGTAAAATAATTTTAATTGCTGGACCATCTTCTTCTGGAAAAACAACATTTACAAAAAAATTATCAATCTATTTAAGAGTTATAGGTTTAAAACCAATAATTTTATCAACAGACGATTATTTTCTTGACAGAGATAAAACCCCATTAAATGAATGTGGAGAGCCTGATTACGAAACTATTGAAGCAATAGATTATAAATTTTTACAAAAAAATATTAATGAAATTTTAAGTGGCAAAAAAATTCAATCTCCAAAATTTAATTTTACTATTGGTAAAAGAGTTAAAGGGCAAGAGATTGAACCACAAGATAATATGGTTATTTTAATAGAAGGTCTTCATTCATTAAACCCTATTTTAACAGATGAGATTGATGATAAATTAAAATTTAAAATTTATATTTCAGCATTAACTCAAATAAATTTCGATAATTTGAATAGAATTCCAACCAGAGACTTAAGATTAATTAGAAGAATAGTAAGAGATGCTGTGTTTAGGAAAATTTCTCCAAAAGAGACAATTAAAAATTGGAAAAATGTAACTCAGGGTGAAGAGAAGTATATTTTCCCATATCAAGAAAGTGTTGATATAATGTTTAACTCATCACTTTTCTATGAACTTCCAATTTTAAAATATTATGCTGAAAGACATCTTTTAGGAATTGATGAAAGAGATGATGAATATGTTAAAGCAAATATTCTATTAAATTTTTTAGCTCACTTTGTTCCTTTACAACCAATTGATGTGCCTAAAACTTCAATTTTAAGAGAATTTATTGGTGAAGGTTCTTTTAAATATTAA
- the uvrC gene encoding excinuclease ABC subunit UvrC, producing MKWPEDLIKVPEGSGVYIFYNEKNEVIYVGKATSLKERLRSYLDTKNIVFPKDKILRESICYFDYIITSSPSEALLLEANLIKKHKPKYNIRLKDDKSYPYLKIVMDDFPYIEIKRGLKNDNALYFGPFVDVKSLRRVASLGRKIFKLRKCVKKLPKKKCIYFDIGECSGPCIGNITKEDYQKSVKDFILFIKSDYKKLKDSLISQMDSYVKKLQFEKAATIRDTIKAIDKVFYSQRVLTNENISFDTIYLLKENENILIEYLEIRNGRVVFEKPYEMIGDSDPKEIISTFISLYYSRKVEIPDLIITNYNLSKKDEIKKFLKEKANKEINIRLAKSEFEKSVIELAKENAIEHLNKILYPIKEKTLNKIKDLFGLKKIPEYIEGYDISNIMGQYAVGSLVVFHNGLPKKEYYRKFKIKFTKGPDDYGMLKEVFLRRFSHVGDKKFSWEPDLILIDGGRGQLNVAVKIKRELNLKYKFISIAKENEIIYFEDFENEIILPKNSDVLHLFQKIRDEAHRFAKSYFEKLLREGELKG from the coding sequence ATGAAATGGCCAGAAGATCTTATAAAAGTTCCTGAAGGTTCAGGAGTTTATATTTTTTATAATGAAAAAAATGAAGTAATTTATGTTGGAAAAGCAACTTCTCTTAAAGAAAGATTAAGAAGTTATCTTGACACAAAAAATATAGTTTTTCCAAAAGATAAAATTTTAAGAGAATCAATTTGTTATTTTGATTATATCATCACATCGTCACCCTCTGAAGCCCTTCTTTTAGAAGCAAATTTAATAAAAAAGCATAAACCTAAATATAACATTAGATTGAAAGATGATAAATCCTATCCATATTTAAAAATTGTTATGGATGATTTTCCTTATATTGAAATAAAAAGGGGGTTAAAGAATGATAATGCATTATACTTTGGTCCCTTTGTTGATGTTAAATCATTAAGAAGAGTTGCTTCATTAGGAAGAAAAATTTTTAAATTAAGAAAATGTGTGAAAAAACTTCCAAAAAAGAAATGTATCTATTTCGATATTGGTGAATGTAGTGGTCCATGTATTGGAAATATTACTAAAGAAGATTATCAAAAATCTGTTAAAGATTTTATTTTATTTATAAAAAGTGATTATAAGAAATTAAAAGACTCCCTTATCTCACAAATGGATAGTTATGTAAAGAAACTTCAATTTGAAAAAGCAGCAACAATAAGAGATACAATAAAGGCAATTGATAAAGTTTTTTATTCACAAAGAGTTCTAACAAATGAAAACATATCATTTGATACTATATATCTTTTAAAAGAAAATGAAAATATTTTAATAGAATATCTTGAAATAAGGAATGGTAGAGTTGTTTTTGAGAAACCTTATGAAATGATAGGTGATAGCGATCCTAAAGAAATTATTTCTACTTTTATTTCTCTTTATTATTCAAGAAAAGTCGAAATACCAGATTTAATAATTACAAATTATAATCTTTCTAAAAAAGATGAAATTAAAAAATTTTTAAAAGAAAAGGCAAATAAAGAAATAAATATAAGATTAGCAAAAAGTGAATTTGAAAAAAGTGTAATTGAATTAGCAAAAGAAAATGCAATAGAACATTTAAATAAAATTTTATATCCAATAAAAGAGAAAACACTTAACAAAATAAAAGATCTATTTGGTTTAAAGAAAATTCCAGAATATATTGAAGGTTATGACATTTCAAATATTATGGGTCAATATGCTGTTGGTTCACTTGTTGTTTTTCATAATGGTTTACCTAAAAAGGAGTATTATAGAAAATTTAAAATAAAATTTACAAAAGGTCCTGATGATTATGGAATGCTTAAAGAAGTATTTCTAAGAAGATTTTCGCATGTTGGAGATAAAAAATTTTCTTGGGAGCCAGATTTAATTTTAATAGATGGGGGAAGGGGTCAATTAAATGTTGCAGTTAAAATAAAAAGAGAATTGAATTTAAAATATAAATTCATTTCAATTGCCAAAGAAAATGAAATTATCTATTTTGAGGATTTTGAGAATGAGATAATACTTCCTAAAAATAGTGATGTTCTTCATTTATTTCAAAAAATAAGAGATGAGGCTCATAGATTTGCAAAAAGTTATTTTGAAAAGTTATTAAGAGAGGGTGAGTTAAAAGGTTAA
- the miaA gene encoding tRNA (adenosine(37)-N6)-dimethylallyltransferase MiaA: MKRVIYIGGPTGVGKSEVGIKLAKKINGEILSCDAFQIYKFMDIGTNKIKKEEMEGVPHHMIDIINPNEEFSSALYKEIGLKKIDEIINRKKLPIIVGGTGLYLRTLLYFEPPEKNESIRNFLLERVEKEGLQSLYDELQIVDPDYANKISKNDKKRIVRALEVYYIYKKPFSSFQNKIERFESLKFALIMDRKLLYERIERRVEKMFKSGLIDEVKYIEENFGFSKTSIKAIGYQEILKYLKGEITLDNCKKEIIKKTKEYARKQIIWLKKEKDIIFINIQDKDIERVVKDILEIVRNKWMN; encoded by the coding sequence ATGAAAAGAGTAATTTATATTGGTGGACCAACTGGAGTAGGGAAAAGTGAAGTTGGTATAAAACTTGCTAAAAAAATCAATGGAGAAATTTTATCATGTGATGCTTTTCAAATATATAAATTTATGGATATAGGTACGAACAAAATTAAAAAAGAAGAAATGGAAGGAGTACCACATCACATGATTGACATAATTAATCCAAATGAAGAATTTTCTAGTGCTCTTTATAAAGAAATTGGATTAAAAAAAATAGATGAAATAATAAACAGGAAAAAATTACCAATAATTGTTGGTGGGACTGGTTTATATTTAAGAACTCTTTTATATTTTGAACCACCAGAAAAAAATGAAAGTATTAGAAATTTTTTGTTAGAAAGAGTTGAAAAAGAGGGTTTACAATCTCTTTATGATGAATTACAAATAGTTGATCCTGATTATGCTAATAAAATTTCAAAGAATGATAAGAAAAGAATTGTTAGAGCACTTGAAGTTTATTATATTTATAAAAAACCATTTTCATCATTTCAAAACAAAATAGAAAGATTCGAAAGTCTTAAATTTGCTTTAATAATGGATAGAAAACTTCTTTATGAAAGAATTGAAAGAAGAGTTGAAAAAATGTTTAAAAGTGGTTTAATTGATGAGGTTAAATATATTGAAGAAAATTTCGGATTTTCAAAAACCTCAATTAAAGCTATTGGATATCAAGAAATTTTAAAATATCTAAAAGGTGAAATTACTCTTGATAATTGTAAAAAAGAGATCATAAAAAAAACAAAAGAATATGCAAGAAAACAAATAATTTGGTTAAAAAAAGAAAAAGATATAATTTTTATTAATATTCAGGATAAAGATATTGAAAGAGTTGTAAAAGATATTTTAGAAATTGTGAGGAATAAATGGATGAATTAA